In Nonlabens agnitus, the DNA window CGATGTACATGTTATCTAGGTTGACAAGTCTGAAAAGTTCTGTCATACCAGGAGACACGACATTGCCTTGTTCTGTCATTACATTGTCAATTACTCCAGCAAATGGTGCTTTTACGATAGATTTAGCAAGTTGCTGTTGCATGGAATTAATCGCGTTTTGTTGGGATTCATAGTTAGCTTTTGCCTGTAGATATTGAATTTCAGACCCTATGTTTTGATCCCACAATCTCTTTTGTCTTTCAAATGTCGTTTTAGCGAGTTGCGCCTGGACTTTCATTTGTTCGATCTGTTGAGAGAGACCACCGTCATCAATTTTGGCAAGAGTTTGTCCTTTAGAGACTTTTTGACCTTCAGTCACATAGACGCGCTGCAGTATTCCTGAAGTTTCTGCCTTTACGGTGATGTTTTGTTTAGTATCTACACTACCTTGAAGTTCGATATAGTGGTTGAACAACGTATCCTCAATAGGTTCCACACTCACGAGCGATCCTTCTTTTTTTACACTGTTTTTGTCCAGGTAGGATTCAATGGCTTTGATCTCATCTTCCAGTTCCTTCTTCTGGTTGAGTAATTCTGTTTTCTTTTGGGAGATCGATTCTGTATCACCGTTGGCAATAAGTTCGTCCACACTGGGCTCGCCACTACCACAGGCAACGATTACAGGCAATAACAGCAGGTATAAATATTTAGTTTTCATAATGGAATCAGTCTTGGTCATTGTTGGTTAGATATTCTGGTGTATTGAGTACGGTCTCTAGGGCAGCCTTATTAGTGATGACCTGATACATACTGTTGAGGTACTCGCTTTGTGCTTCATAAAGTTGGGTTTGTGCCTGTCTCAAATCAAAGCTGGTAGCGATACCTTCGGTAAATTTTATTTCGTTCTTGTTTTCAATGCGCTCTGCGAGCTGCAGGTTTTGTTTGCTGGTGAAATAAGTGTCTATCGCCAGTTGATATTCATTGACGGCACGTTCATATTCCAACTCAATTTCTTGTTCTGCACGTACTTGATCTGTCAATGCTTGATCCCATGCAATCTTTGCGCGGTCCACTCGTGCCTTTCTACCAAAAGAAGTAAACACGGGCCAGTTGATGCTCAATCCAGCTATGGACTGTTGGAACCATTGCGTGTTGCTATTAAAGAACACAAAATCATCATCAAATGCTTGCGTCCCATAATTCACAAAGGCAGTGACTTTAGGCAACGCCTTGCTGCGTTCCAGTTTGTATTCCAGTCTGCGTTGTTCAGAAAGGTTTCTAGCAATTTGATAATCCACACTTTGCTCCAGGTTGAGATTCTCATTGGTTAGCGCAGGATCGATGGTTTTTAAGGCAAGACTTTCCAAGTCATCTTTTAGGGTAATGGTTTCCTTAAGATCAATTCCTAAAGCCAGTTGGAGCATATTCATCGCAATTTCAGTTTGTCGACGCGCGCTATTGAGCTGGTTGGTCAACTGTAAATATGTGATTTGTAATTGCTCGACATCTTCTTCTTCAGTAAGTCCGTTCTCGTAAATCTTGCGAGTCTCGTTGAGATTTTTTTCTACCGTCTCAAGATTGCGGGTCACGATATCTACGTTTTCTTGGGATAATAGCACGCCACCATAAGCG includes these proteins:
- a CDS encoding efflux RND transporter periplasmic adaptor subunit, yielding MKTKYLYLLLLPVIVACGSGEPSVDELIANGDTESISQKKTELLNQKKELEDEIKAIESYLDKNSVKKEGSLVSVEPIEDTLFNHYIELQGSVDTKQNITVKAETSGILQRVYVTEGQKVSKGQTLAKIDDGGLSQQIEQMKVQAQLAKTTFERQKRLWDQNIGSEIQYLQAKANYESQQNAINSMQQQLAKSIVKAPFAGVIDNVMTEQGNVVSPGMTELFRLVNLDNMYIEVEVPETYIASINEGTDVQIEFPVLGEKMDSKVRQASSFINPANRSFSIEVPVKNEKKNVKPNLTAKLKINDYTNKEAILIPLAVISENQDGEQYVMVAVNRQSGDDFDTAVAKRKLIKTGKTSDNMIEIVNGLEVGDVIIVEGARSVKDDQQIRIKA
- a CDS encoding TolC family protein, which translates into the protein MNRLSYVTLILMFFAFAKANSQQTTTGLESYAFTLEEAIDFALNNNYQALNAKRDIAAALKQKWETTATGLPQVTGTADYQNQLKQPITPLPGEIAGGEPGTFVPVAFSPRQSANLTATLSQIIFDGSYIVALEASKTFLDFSENANNKTKLEVRKGVINAYGGVLLSQENVDIVTRNLETVEKNLNETRKIYENGLTEEEDVEQLQITYLQLTNQLNSARRQTEIAMNMLQLALGIDLKETITLKDDLESLALKTIDPALTNENLNLEQSVDYQIARNLSEQRRLEYKLERSKALPKVTAFVNYGTQAFDDDFVFFNSNTQWFQQSIAGLSINWPVFTSFGRKARVDRAKIAWDQALTDQVRAEQEIELEYERAVNEYQLAIDTYFTSKQNLQLAERIENKNEIKFTEGIATSFDLRQAQTQLYEAQSEYLNSMYQVITNKAALETVLNTPEYLTNNDQD